Proteins encoded within one genomic window of Rhododendron vialii isolate Sample 1 chromosome 1a, ASM3025357v1:
- the LOC131299497 gene encoding uncharacterized protein LOC131299497 yields the protein MDYWFSWLSKTALDRPFVYEYALVFSRNELEEEDVMSFNHELLQSMGIFVAKHRLEILKLAQKEVEKSRPRRVPRLFLAVNKAKRSITKSFGKWAFSRNSAHGAGLDLTPFRARWTGALRKRNSSKEFNHEKVMATNGRRIMRSGPLDRRLQENLMVTSRCMSVSGPIDGILQEKLMSINRSPTISGPVDRRLDERLYICNKSPDASWAFDARDSSPSVNGDRGKKKMVGCDEDQSLWSLMFEDMKPT from the coding sequence ATGGACTACTGGTTCTCCTGGTTGTCCAAAACCGCCCTCGACCGCCCTTTTGTTTACGAGTACGCACTCGTGTTCTCTCGCAACGAGCTCGAAGAGGAGGACGTGATGTCCTTCAACCACGAATTGCTGCAGAGCATGGGGATCTTTGTTGCTAAACACCGCCTAGAGATCCTCAAGCTCGCCCAAAAGGAGGTCGAAAAAAGCAGACCGCGTCGCGTTCCGAGGCTCTTCTTGGCCGTCAACAAGGCAAAGAGGTCCATTACCAAGAGCTTCGGAAAGTGGGCCTTTTCGAGAAACTCTGCCCACGGAGCAGGGCTGGACCTGACCCCTTTCCGGGCTCGTTGGACCGGAGCGTTGAGGAAGCGAAACAGTTCAAAGGAGTTCAACCATGAGAAGGTGATGGCCACAAATGGGAGAAGAATTATGAGGTCTGGGCCTTTGGACAGGAGATTGCAAGAAAACTTGATGGTTACAAGTAGGTGTATGAGTGTCTCTGGGCCTATTGATGGAATACTACAAGAGAAGTTGATGTCCATAAACAGGAGCCCAACGATATCCGGCCCGGTGGATCGAAGATTGGATGAGAGGCTTTATATTTGTAACAAAAGCCCAGATGCATCTTGGGCTTTTGATGCAAGGGATTCAAGCCCCAGTGTGAATGGTGACCGTGGCAAGAAGAAGATGGTTGGTTGTGATGAAGATCAATCACTATGGTCTCTAATGTTTGAAGACATGAAACCCACATGA
- the LOC131299537 gene encoding calcium uptake protein, mitochondrial-like isoform X1 — translation MHYSRALLRPSWLLIRRGVSAQRPIRRPISTQSHGPSSSPRSSCGSTSYGENKSSGCTNLESVLKSVLSWAVVVGPGLGLCYWSSSVSDSSSFWALADSGGESMEPEKKPKFLFGDVYRRKVFFKYEKRMRMQSPPEKVFEYFASIQTPSGEVLMTPADLMRAIVPVFSPSESNRVREGFLKGELVPGELHCAPSDFFMLFDTNGDGLISFAEYIFFVTILSIPESGFSVAFKMFDLNNNGQIDKEEFKKVMALMRTYNRQGAHHRDGLRIGLNVTGSVENGGLLEYFFGKDGNECLEHEKFVQFLRDLHDEILRLEFAHYDYKSKGTISAKDFALSMVASADMSHINKFLDRVEELKDEPYLREVRITFEEFKNFAELRQRLRPLSMAIFSHGKVTGQLTKPDFQRAAYQVCGISLTDNVVDMIFYVFDTNRDGSLSTDEFLRVLQRRERGMSLPRETTGFMGFMSCLMDCTNNCSYSKMLH, via the exons ATGCATTATTCTCGGGCACTGCTGAGACCATCCTGGCTGTTGATCCGCCGTGGCGTATCAGCTCAACGCCCCATCCGCCGCCCGATCTCCACCCAATCGCACGGCCCATCATCGTCGCCCAGATCGTCTTGTGGGTCCACCAGCTATGGTGAGAACAAGAGCAGTGGCTGCACAAATTTGGAGTCGGTTCTCAAATCGGTGTTGTCGTGGGCCGTCGTTGTTGGGCCGGGCTTAGGGCTCTGTTATTGGTCCTCCTCTGTTTCTGATTCGAGTTCGTTTTGGGCTTTGGCGGATTCAGGGGGAGAGAGCATGGAGCCTGAGAAGAAACCCAAGTTCCTATTTGGAG ATGTATACAGGAGAAAGGTTTTCTTTAAGTATGAAAAACGCATGAGGATGCAAAGTCCTCCAGAAAAG GTTTTTGAGTACTTTGCATCGATCCAAACTCCAAGTGGAGAGGTACTTATGACACCAGCTGATTTGATGCGGGCAATTGTCCCCGTTTTTTCTCCATCTGAATCCAATCGTGTTAGAGAGGGATTTCTAAAAGGAGAGTTGGTCCCTGGCGAGTTGCATTGTGCTCCTTCGGATTTTTTTATGCTATTTGATACAAACGGCGATGGACTTATATCATTTGCAGA GTATATATTCTTTGTAACAATTCTCAGCATACCAGAGTCGGGCTTTTCGGTAGCATTTAAAATGTTTGACCTTAATAATAATGG ACAGATAGACAAGGAGGAATTTAAGAAGGTGATGGCATTGATGCGAACTTATAACAGGCAGGGGGCTCACCACAGAGATGGACTGCGTATTGGACTAAATGTTACTGGTTCTGTAGAAAATGGTGGTCTCCTAGAGTACTTCTTTGGGAAAGATGGCAACGAATGCCTTGAGCATGAGAAATTTGTGCAGTTTCTCAGAGACTTGCATGATGAA ATATTGCGGCTAGAGTTTGCCCATTATGACTACAAGTCAAAAGGAACCATATCAGCCAAAGATTTTGCGTTGTCCATGGTTGCATCTGCTGACATGAGCCATATAAACAAGTTTCTTGATCGTGTAGAAGAATTAAAGGATGAACCTTATCTCAGAGAGGTACGCATTACATTTGAAGAATTCAAAAATTTCGCCGAGCTGAGGCAGAGATTACGGCCTTTGTCTATGGCAATCTTTAGTCATGGAAAAGTGACTGGGCAACTGACAAAGCCAGATTTCCAAAGAGCTGCATACCAA GTTTGTGGCATCTCTCTCACAGATAATGTGGTTGATATGATATTTTACGTGTTTGACACGAATCGTGATGGGAGTTTGAGCACTGATGAGTTCCTAAGAGTATTACAAAGACGGGAAAGGGGCATGTCACTACCAAGGGAGACGACAGGCTTCATGGGTTTTATGTCTTGTTTGATGGACTGCACAAATAACTGCTCTTATTCAAAGATGCTAcattag
- the LOC131299537 gene encoding calcium uptake protein, mitochondrial-like isoform X2, with translation MHYSRALLRPSWLLIRRGVSAQRPIRRPISTQSHGPSSSPRSSCGSTSYGENKSSGCTNLESVLKSVLSWAVVVGPGLGLCYWSSSVSDSSSFWALADSGGESMEPEKKPKFLFGDVYRRKVFFKYEKRMRMQSPPEKVFEYFASIQTPSGEVLMTPADLMRAIVPVFSPSESNRVREGFLKGELVPGELHCAPSDFFMLFDTNGDGLISFAEQIDKEEFKKVMALMRTYNRQGAHHRDGLRIGLNVTGSVENGGLLEYFFGKDGNECLEHEKFVQFLRDLHDEILRLEFAHYDYKSKGTISAKDFALSMVASADMSHINKFLDRVEELKDEPYLREVRITFEEFKNFAELRQRLRPLSMAIFSHGKVTGQLTKPDFQRAAYQVCGISLTDNVVDMIFYVFDTNRDGSLSTDEFLRVLQRRERGMSLPRETTGFMGFMSCLMDCTNNCSYSKMLH, from the exons ATGCATTATTCTCGGGCACTGCTGAGACCATCCTGGCTGTTGATCCGCCGTGGCGTATCAGCTCAACGCCCCATCCGCCGCCCGATCTCCACCCAATCGCACGGCCCATCATCGTCGCCCAGATCGTCTTGTGGGTCCACCAGCTATGGTGAGAACAAGAGCAGTGGCTGCACAAATTTGGAGTCGGTTCTCAAATCGGTGTTGTCGTGGGCCGTCGTTGTTGGGCCGGGCTTAGGGCTCTGTTATTGGTCCTCCTCTGTTTCTGATTCGAGTTCGTTTTGGGCTTTGGCGGATTCAGGGGGAGAGAGCATGGAGCCTGAGAAGAAACCCAAGTTCCTATTTGGAG ATGTATACAGGAGAAAGGTTTTCTTTAAGTATGAAAAACGCATGAGGATGCAAAGTCCTCCAGAAAAG GTTTTTGAGTACTTTGCATCGATCCAAACTCCAAGTGGAGAGGTACTTATGACACCAGCTGATTTGATGCGGGCAATTGTCCCCGTTTTTTCTCCATCTGAATCCAATCGTGTTAGAGAGGGATTTCTAAAAGGAGAGTTGGTCCCTGGCGAGTTGCATTGTGCTCCTTCGGATTTTTTTATGCTATTTGATACAAACGGCGATGGACTTATATCATTTGCAGA ACAGATAGACAAGGAGGAATTTAAGAAGGTGATGGCATTGATGCGAACTTATAACAGGCAGGGGGCTCACCACAGAGATGGACTGCGTATTGGACTAAATGTTACTGGTTCTGTAGAAAATGGTGGTCTCCTAGAGTACTTCTTTGGGAAAGATGGCAACGAATGCCTTGAGCATGAGAAATTTGTGCAGTTTCTCAGAGACTTGCATGATGAA ATATTGCGGCTAGAGTTTGCCCATTATGACTACAAGTCAAAAGGAACCATATCAGCCAAAGATTTTGCGTTGTCCATGGTTGCATCTGCTGACATGAGCCATATAAACAAGTTTCTTGATCGTGTAGAAGAATTAAAGGATGAACCTTATCTCAGAGAGGTACGCATTACATTTGAAGAATTCAAAAATTTCGCCGAGCTGAGGCAGAGATTACGGCCTTTGTCTATGGCAATCTTTAGTCATGGAAAAGTGACTGGGCAACTGACAAAGCCAGATTTCCAAAGAGCTGCATACCAA GTTTGTGGCATCTCTCTCACAGATAATGTGGTTGATATGATATTTTACGTGTTTGACACGAATCGTGATGGGAGTTTGAGCACTGATGAGTTCCTAAGAGTATTACAAAGACGGGAAAGGGGCATGTCACTACCAAGGGAGACGACAGGCTTCATGGGTTTTATGTCTTGTTTGATGGACTGCACAAATAACTGCTCTTATTCAAAGATGCTAcattag